A stretch of Deltaproteobacteria bacterium DNA encodes these proteins:
- a CDS encoding acyl carrier protein: MILDGIWRGIVRREPAEPQRVAPLRRLFGHLAEGSSIGARWRAPAESVEARVQRVVATQLGVGPEELTPEVSLADDLAADSLDLVELWLAFEDEFGIKVPERVLQGIGTYGDLVDAIQRLDEERRVAEADAQSGREPVFVWVRIVPPSRHANGDLLRGGWLTPYTTETIVQDAVRSGPGSRLEVSVPMNVSDAGLAELREEFAWLAERGIRVTVRRHGQPRAHYPEAAQRAG, translated from the coding sequence ATGATCCTGGACGGGATCTGGAGGGGTATCGTCCGGCGCGAGCCCGCGGAACCGCAACGGGTCGCCCCGCTCCGCCGGCTTTTCGGCCATCTCGCCGAGGGTAGCAGCATCGGGGCGCGGTGGCGTGCTCCCGCCGAGTCCGTGGAGGCGCGGGTGCAGCGGGTGGTCGCTACCCAACTGGGCGTCGGTCCCGAAGAGCTGACGCCCGAGGTCTCGCTCGCTGACGACCTTGCGGCGGACTCTCTCGATCTCGTCGAGCTGTGGCTCGCTTTCGAGGACGAGTTCGGCATCAAGGTCCCCGAACGGGTGCTGCAGGGCATCGGCACGTACGGGGACCTGGTCGATGCCATCCAGCGTCTCGATGAGGAGCGGCGGGTGGCGGAGGCGGACGCCCAGAGCGGCCGCGAGCCGGTCTTCGTCTGGGTGCGCATCGTTCCGCCGTCCCGCCATGCCAACGGCGATCTCCTGCGGGGCGGTTGGCTCACGCCTTACACCACGGAGACGATCGTCCAGGATGCGGTGCGCAGCGGCCCCGGCTCCCGTCTCGAGGTGAGCGTGCCGATGAACGTGAGCGACGCAGGGCTCGCGGAGCTTCGCGAGGAGTTCGCCTGGCTCGCGGAGCGCGGCATCCGGGTCACCGTGCGCCGGCACGGCCAGCCGCGGGCACACTATCCCGAGGCTGCCCAACGCGCTGGCTGA